The Ovis aries strain OAR_USU_Benz2616 breed Rambouillet chromosome 11, ARS-UI_Ramb_v3.0, whole genome shotgun sequence genome window below encodes:
- the PYY gene encoding peptide YY codes for MMAGRRSRPAMATVLLALLVCLGELVDAYPAKPQAPGEHASPDELNRYYTSLRHYLNLVTRQRFGKRDSSEALLSVLLFPDREDPPVKSRPEGAYLW; via the exons ATGATGGCGGGGCGCAGATCGCGGCCTGCGATGGCCACAGTGCTGCTGGCCCTGCTCGTCTGCCTGGGGGAGCTGGTCGACGCCTACCCCGCCAAACCCCAAGCTCCGGGAGAGCACGCCTCGCCAGATGAGCTGAACCGCTACTACACCTCGCTGCGCCACTACCTCAACCTGGTCACTCGGCAACG GTTTGGGAAACGAGACTCCTCAGAAGCTCTTCTGTCTGTACTGCTCTTTCCAGATCGCGAGGACCCGCCGGTCAAGTCGCG GCCAGAAGGAGCCTACCTGTGGTGA
- the PPY gene encoding pancreatic polypeptide prohormone encodes MAAAHRCLFLLLLSTCVALLLQPPLGALGASLEPEYPGDNATPEQMAQYAAELRRYINMLTRPRYGKRDKEGTLDFLECGSPHSAVPREISTMDS; translated from the exons ATGGCTGCCGCGCACCGCTGCCTCTTCCTGCTCCTTCTGTCCACGTGCGTGGCTCTGTTGCTGCAGCCACCCCTGGGTGCCCTGGGAGCCTCGCTGGAGCCAGAGTATCCGGGGGACAATGCCACGCCAGAGCAAATGGCCCAGTATGCGGCTGAGCTCCGCAGATACATCAACATGCTGACCAGGCCCAG GTAtgggaaaagagacaaagaaggcacGCTGGACTTCTTGGAGTGTGGGTCTCCCCACTCAGCGGTCCCCAG GGAGATCAGTACAATGGACTCATAA